Proteins co-encoded in one Flavobacteriales bacterium genomic window:
- the purH gene encoding bifunctional phosphoribosylaminoimidazolecarboxamide formyltransferase/IMP cyclohydrolase, translating to MGNKTIKNALISVYHKEGLEPIINQLIKHGVNIYSTGGTQTYLEQLGASVLPVEELTSYPSILGGRVKTLHPKVFGGILGRREDKGDLLQLEEYEIPEIDLVIVDLYPFEDTVASGASEQDIIEKIDIGGISLIRAAAKNFKDVVIVPSKDQYAPLSALLNDAATTTLEQRKQFATAAFAVSSHYDTAIHGYFAGSGFAHQESGTKVLRYGENPHQQGFFHGDISALFDQIHGKELSYNNLLDIDAAVSLISDFEETTFAILKHNNACGLASRPKLVDAWKAALAGDPVSAFGGILITNVQVDEETATEMNDLFFEVVIAPSYSNAALEVLMKKKNRVILIQKPCEFPQRQFRSLLNGVLEQDKDLSTQASSDMESVTEVKPTEAQFEDLVFANKLVKHTKSNTIVLAKNKQLLASGCGMTSRVDALRFAITKAKSFNFDLKGAVMASDAFFPFPDCVEIAHNEGIDTVVQPGGSIKDGESVEYCNNNGMAMVVTGVRHFKH from the coding sequence GTGGGTAACAAGACCATTAAAAACGCACTTATTTCCGTTTACCACAAAGAAGGTCTGGAGCCGATAATCAATCAGCTCATCAAGCACGGAGTGAACATTTATTCAACCGGTGGAACACAAACTTATTTGGAACAACTTGGTGCTTCGGTACTTCCAGTTGAGGAATTGACATCTTATCCTTCCATTTTAGGAGGAAGAGTGAAAACACTTCATCCGAAGGTTTTCGGTGGCATTTTGGGAAGAAGGGAAGATAAAGGCGACCTCTTGCAATTGGAGGAATATGAAATTCCAGAGATCGATCTTGTGATTGTGGACCTGTATCCGTTTGAAGATACGGTTGCAAGTGGTGCTTCGGAGCAAGACATCATCGAAAAGATTGATATCGGTGGAATTTCGTTGATCCGTGCAGCAGCTAAGAATTTCAAGGATGTGGTGATTGTTCCTTCAAAAGACCAATACGCGCCACTTTCTGCGTTGCTTAATGATGCAGCTACCACCACATTGGAGCAGCGCAAGCAATTTGCCACTGCGGCATTCGCGGTTTCTTCACATTACGATACTGCGATTCACGGCTATTTTGCCGGAAGCGGATTTGCTCATCAAGAAAGCGGAACCAAGGTTTTGCGTTATGGCGAAAACCCACATCAGCAAGGATTTTTCCATGGCGATATTTCAGCTCTTTTCGACCAGATTCATGGCAAGGAATTGAGCTACAATAACCTGTTGGATATTGATGCGGCAGTGAGCTTGATCTCTGATTTTGAAGAAACGACATTCGCCATACTCAAGCACAATAATGCTTGCGGATTGGCCAGTCGACCTAAATTGGTGGATGCTTGGAAAGCAGCTTTGGCCGGTGATCCGGTTTCAGCTTTCGGTGGAATTCTCATCACGAACGTTCAGGTTGATGAAGAAACTGCCACTGAAATGAACGATCTTTTCTTCGAAGTGGTGATTGCGCCTTCGTATAGCAACGCTGCATTGGAAGTTCTAATGAAGAAGAAGAACCGCGTGATTCTGATTCAGAAACCATGTGAATTCCCACAACGACAGTTCCGTTCGTTACTGAACGGGGTGCTGGAGCAGGACAAAGACCTAAGTACGCAGGCTTCCTCAGACATGGAATCTGTAACAGAGGTCAAGCCAACAGAAGCTCAGTTTGAAGACCTCGTTTTTGCCAACAAGTTGGTGAAGCACACGAAATCCAATACCATTGTTCTTGCCAAGAACAAGCAACTTTTGGCAAGCGGATGTGGCATGACCTCTCGGGTAGATGCGTTGAGATTTGCCATTACCAAGGCAAAGTCCTTTAACTTCGATCTGAAAGGAGCCGTCATGGCATCAGATGCATTTTTCCCATTCCCAGATTGTGTTGAAATTGCTCACAACGAAGGCATCGATACCGTAGTGCAACCAGGAGGTTCGATAAAAGATGGTGAATCTGTTGAATATTGCAACAATAATGGAATGGCCATGGTAGTTACAGGCGTACGACATTTTAAACACTAA
- a CDS encoding rod shape-determining protein: MGLFDYFRQEIAIDLGTANTLIIYNDKVVVDEPSIVARDIQTGKIVAIGKKAQQMHGKTHKNIETIRPLKDGVIADFEAAEQMIKGFIQMINPGRRYFLPPQIRMVICIPSGITEVEKRAVRDSAEHAGAKDVRLIQEPMAAAIGIGIDVEEPMGNMIIDIGGGTSEIAVIALGGIVCDRSIRVAGDDFTADIEDYMRRQHNILIGERSAERIKIEVGSALAELDNPPPDYAVHGRDLMTGIPKEITVSYQEVAHALDKSITKIETAILNNLEMTPPELSADIYRTGLYLAGGGSMLRGLDKRISLKTKLPVHIADDPLRAVARGTGIALKNIDRFPFLMR; the protein is encoded by the coding sequence ATGGGTCTTTTCGACTACTTCAGACAAGAAATTGCCATTGACCTAGGCACGGCAAACACACTTATCATCTACAATGATAAGGTGGTTGTTGATGAGCCATCCATCGTGGCCCGAGATATTCAAACTGGGAAGATTGTTGCCATAGGCAAGAAGGCCCAGCAAATGCATGGAAAAACCCACAAGAATATCGAAACCATTCGTCCGCTTAAGGATGGTGTGATCGCAGATTTTGAGGCTGCCGAGCAGATGATCAAAGGATTTATTCAGATGATCAATCCAGGTAGAAGGTACTTTCTTCCACCTCAAATCAGAATGGTCATCTGCATTCCTTCGGGAATTACCGAGGTTGAAAAACGCGCGGTTCGTGACTCTGCAGAACACGCTGGCGCTAAAGACGTGCGTTTGATCCAGGAGCCGATGGCTGCCGCTATCGGAATTGGTATTGATGTGGAAGAGCCGATGGGTAACATGATCATCGATATTGGTGGTGGAACCAGCGAGATTGCGGTGATTGCTTTAGGAGGAATCGTTTGCGATCGTTCTATCCGTGTGGCTGGCGATGATTTTACTGCAGACATCGAAGATTACATGCGCAGACAGCATAATATCCTTATTGGAGAACGTTCTGCTGAACGTATTAAGATTGAAGTTGGGTCTGCGTTGGCCGAATTGGACAATCCTCCACCTGATTACGCAGTTCATGGGCGTGACCTTATGACCGGAATCCCGAAAGAGATCACGGTTTCCTATCAAGAAGTTGCTCACGCACTCGACAAATCCATCACTAAAATAGAAACAGCCATTCTCAATAACTTGGAGATGACTCCGCCCGAGCTTTCGGCAGATATTTACCGAACGGGTCTTTATCTTGCTGGTGGCGGCTCTATGCTTCGTGGTTTGGATAAGCGTATTTCGCTCAAGACAAAACTTCCGGTACATATTGCAGATGATCCGCTAAGGGCTGTAGCGCGTGGAACTGGAATTGCACTTAAAAACATCGACCGATTCCCATTTTTGATGAGATGA
- the rodA gene encoding rod shape-determining protein RodA, whose amino-acid sequence MRRQESIFAGIDWVTVILYLTLVFMGWVNIYAAVYNEEHQSILDTTQRYGKQLIWITLSFFVGMVIMIIDGKFYSTFAIPIYAIVLLLLIVVLVTARDVSGARSWIDIGSFKLQPSEFAKSATALTLSYYLSTLNIRMDDLKTKIIATIILVVPAALILLQNDTGSALVFGAFALVLYREGLSGNFLLFGLAMAVLFIFSLLFTPLTMLILLSIIALLVFLFQRRKTWKLGISVAAGLLVLMGFVYSVDYIFTQVLEPHQQIRIDVLLGKKDDPKGAGYNVNQSKIAIGSGGFAGKGFLKGTQTKYDFVPEQTTDFIFCTVGEEWGFLGTFVVISLFTALILRIVYISERQRSSFTRIYGYCVASILLFHFLINVGMTIGLMPVIGIPLPFFSYGGSSLLGFTMLLFIFVKLDGYRLQQLR is encoded by the coding sequence ATGAGAAGGCAGGAAAGCATATTTGCTGGAATTGATTGGGTGACAGTTATTCTGTACCTGACACTCGTTTTCATGGGATGGGTGAATATTTACGCAGCGGTTTACAACGAAGAGCATCAGAGTATCTTAGACACAACGCAGCGCTACGGGAAACAGTTGATCTGGATCACGCTGTCCTTTTTTGTTGGAATGGTCATCATGATCATTGATGGGAAGTTCTATTCCACTTTTGCGATACCGATCTATGCCATCGTTCTGCTTTTGCTGATAGTGGTTTTGGTCACTGCGCGAGATGTATCTGGAGCTCGTTCTTGGATCGATATCGGCTCATTCAAACTACAGCCTTCTGAGTTTGCTAAAAGTGCTACCGCACTTACGCTCTCTTATTATCTCAGCACGCTGAATATCCGGATGGATGACCTGAAGACCAAGATCATAGCTACGATCATTCTTGTTGTTCCCGCAGCATTGATCTTACTTCAGAACGACACAGGTTCAGCGCTTGTTTTCGGTGCGTTCGCGCTCGTATTGTACCGCGAGGGATTATCTGGGAACTTCCTGCTTTTCGGTCTGGCAATGGCTGTGTTGTTCATCTTTTCATTGCTTTTCACTCCGCTTACAATGCTCATTCTGCTTAGCATCATCGCGTTGCTCGTTTTCTTGTTTCAGAGAAGGAAAACATGGAAGCTCGGCATTTCCGTGGCTGCTGGACTTCTGGTGTTGATGGGTTTTGTTTACAGTGTAGATTACATTTTCACGCAAGTGCTAGAGCCGCACCAACAGATAAGAATTGATGTGCTACTCGGCAAGAAAGATGACCCCAAAGGTGCTGGCTATAATGTCAATCAGAGCAAGATTGCCATTGGTTCTGGCGGTTTTGCTGGAAAAGGTTTTTTGAAAGGCACGCAAACGAAGTACGATTTTGTTCCAGAACAGACCACCGATTTCATCTTCTGTACTGTGGGCGAAGAATGGGGTTTTCTCGGAACATTTGTGGTCATTTCCCTTTTCACTGCACTGATCTTGCGAATAGTCTACATATCAGAACGCCAACGATCATCGTTTACTCGCATCTATGGCTATTGCGTAGCCAGTATTCTGCTCTTCCATTTCCTCATTAATGTGGGAATGACCATAGGTCTGATGCCCGTTATTGGAATTCCATTGCCATTCTTCAGCTACGGAGGTTCCTCGCTGCTTGGATTTACCATGCTGCTGTTCATCTTTGTGAAGCTGGACGGTTACCGTTTACAGCAGCTACGGTAG
- a CDS encoding ABC transporter permease, which translates to MIFLKLFNESIKMAWNALVANKLRTILSLLGITIGIMAIILVFTFVDSMEKNIKDNIQSLGDNTVYIQKWPWDTGAMQEWWKYWQRPEADLSEFKEVQHRSQAAEAVVFMASKTKTVEHGSNSAENVSIVAVTHDYERIKSFDVVSGRYFTMAESNIGRNVCIIGMAVAQGLFQEEDPVGKSIQVFGRKLFVIGVFGVEGESVFGNSVDNQVLIPINFARQVMPIDKGSSQPLIMVKAKAGIETEELIDELRGIMRSIRRLKPKADDNFALNEISLLSNSLEKLFQIMNIAGTIIGGFSILVGGFGIANIMFVSVKERTHLIGIEKSLGAKNWFIMMEFLSEAVFLSLMGGIAGLLIVFGLTFLASMVFDVELYLTGTNIIKGLAISVTIGLIAGVIPAYMASQLSPVEAIRSK; encoded by the coding sequence ATCATATTCCTCAAGCTATTCAACGAAAGCATTAAAATGGCTTGGAATGCGCTGGTGGCCAACAAGCTCAGAACCATTCTTTCTTTGCTTGGCATCACCATCGGAATTATGGCCATCATCTTGGTTTTCACCTTCGTGGATTCGATGGAGAAGAACATCAAAGACAACATTCAATCGCTGGGCGACAACACGGTTTACATTCAGAAATGGCCTTGGGATACCGGAGCCATGCAAGAATGGTGGAAATATTGGCAGCGACCGGAAGCAGATCTCTCGGAATTCAAAGAAGTCCAGCATCGCAGCCAAGCAGCGGAAGCGGTGGTGTTCATGGCATCAAAAACCAAAACCGTTGAGCACGGTTCGAACTCAGCCGAGAACGTAAGTATCGTGGCGGTGACGCACGATTACGAGCGCATCAAATCGTTCGATGTTGTTTCTGGTAGGTATTTCACTATGGCAGAATCGAATATTGGAAGGAATGTTTGCATCATTGGAATGGCTGTGGCGCAAGGCCTTTTCCAAGAGGAAGACCCAGTTGGAAAATCCATTCAGGTTTTTGGCAGAAAACTTTTCGTGATCGGTGTGTTTGGAGTTGAAGGCGAAAGCGTTTTTGGCAATTCGGTAGATAATCAAGTGCTGATTCCGATCAATTTTGCAAGGCAAGTAATGCCCATAGATAAAGGATCATCGCAACCATTGATAATGGTGAAAGCAAAGGCTGGGATTGAAACGGAAGAACTGATAGATGAACTTCGAGGAATCATGCGCAGCATTCGCAGACTAAAACCGAAAGCTGATGACAATTTTGCACTGAATGAGATCAGTTTGCTATCAAATTCGCTTGAGAAGCTTTTTCAGATCATGAATATCGCTGGAACAATAATTGGAGGATTTTCAATTCTTGTCGGTGGCTTTGGCATTGCCAATATCATGTTTGTTTCTGTAAAAGAACGAACGCATTTGATCGGTATTGAAAAATCGCTTGGTGCGAAAAACTGGTTCATCATGATGGAATTCCTATCGGAAGCGGTTTTTCTAAGTCTGATGGGCGGAATTGCCGGCCTTCTGATCGTATTCGGACTCACCTTTTTAGCATCGATGGTCTTCGATGTGGAACTCTATTTGACCGGAACTAACATCATAAAAGGACTTGCAATATCGGTCACGATCGGGCTTATTGCTGGAGTCATTCCAGCCTACATGGCATCACAACTTAGCCCAGTAGAAGCCATCCGCAGTAAATGA
- the mrdA gene encoding penicillin-binding protein 2 has protein sequence MAFQAKHTDRMYVVMGIAVLIAISFLGRLFYIQVIDDSYRLSAENNVLRYQVEYPARGLVYDRDGELLVYNEAAYDLMVVPQQAINIDTATICRILKITTEQFTQRMNDAKAFSWRKPTVFQKQISGITYANLQEKLYRLNGFFVQKRTLRRYPQPIAAHLLGYVGEASQSRLEQDSYYKRGDYVGISGLEKSYEEELRGKKGVKVIMVDVFNRQKGSYKEGKYDTVAVAGKTLVSSIDAELQAYGERLMQNKTGAIVAIEPSTGEILALISAPTFDPNLLVGRVRSENYSLLMKDTLKPLFNRALMSEQNPPGSTFKLINALIGQQVGVLNENTTYRCPRGYVSGNFRMGCHDHRSPLNLRESIQHSCNAYYGNVFRNIIDHTGKPWEGYEIWRNHVMSFGLGTKFNTDLPVEYAGSVPTKQFYDKHYGVNHWKSLTIISMAIGQGELGTTPLQLANMTAAIANRGYYYPPHLVKAIDGVPIGNRFTEKHVTTIDRKYFDPVVDGMALVFEQGGTGYRSRLDSLVMCGKTGTAQNPHGEDHSIFICFAPKDDPKIALAVFVENGGGGSKYAAPIASLMVEKYLRDTISRPQFEQVIFEADLVTNPPKKTKK, from the coding sequence ATGGCGTTTCAAGCAAAACATACCGATAGGATGTATGTGGTAATGGGCATTGCTGTGCTCATTGCCATATCGTTTCTTGGTCGACTTTTTTACATTCAGGTAATAGACGATTCTTATCGGCTATCAGCCGAGAATAACGTTTTGCGCTATCAGGTAGAATATCCTGCGCGGGGCCTTGTTTATGACCGCGATGGGGAACTTCTTGTTTACAATGAAGCTGCTTATGATCTGATGGTTGTTCCGCAGCAAGCAATCAATATCGATACGGCCACGATCTGCCGAATATTGAAAATCACTACCGAACAGTTTACGCAACGTATGAATGATGCCAAGGCATTTTCGTGGCGAAAACCAACCGTTTTTCAGAAGCAGATATCTGGGATAACCTATGCCAATCTGCAAGAGAAATTATATCGGCTGAATGGGTTTTTCGTTCAGAAAAGAACGCTGAGAAGATACCCACAGCCAATTGCCGCGCATTTGTTAGGCTACGTAGGCGAAGCCAGTCAGAGCAGATTGGAACAAGATAGTTACTACAAGCGAGGAGATTATGTTGGGATAAGCGGCCTCGAGAAGTCGTATGAAGAAGAATTGAGAGGCAAAAAAGGCGTGAAGGTGATCATGGTTGATGTGTTCAATCGCCAAAAAGGAAGCTATAAAGAAGGTAAATATGATACTGTGGCTGTTGCTGGAAAAACGCTTGTTTCCAGCATCGATGCTGAGTTACAGGCTTATGGCGAACGGCTCATGCAGAATAAAACGGGAGCCATTGTTGCCATCGAACCATCCACGGGCGAAATTCTTGCTTTGATCAGCGCACCAACGTTTGACCCAAATCTACTGGTCGGTCGCGTTCGTTCAGAGAATTACAGCCTTCTGATGAAAGATACGCTGAAACCGCTTTTCAATCGAGCGTTGATGAGTGAACAGAATCCGCCAGGTTCAACCTTCAAACTGATCAATGCCCTTATTGGGCAACAGGTTGGTGTGCTCAACGAGAATACAACCTATCGCTGCCCGCGCGGCTATGTTTCCGGCAATTTCAGAATGGGATGTCACGATCACCGCTCACCTTTGAATTTACGCGAGTCGATTCAGCATTCGTGCAACGCGTATTATGGAAACGTTTTCCGAAATATCATCGACCACACAGGTAAACCTTGGGAAGGCTACGAGATATGGAGAAATCATGTGATGAGTTTCGGATTGGGTACCAAGTTCAATACCGATCTGCCAGTTGAATATGCTGGAAGTGTGCCCACCAAACAGTTTTATGACAAACATTATGGTGTGAATCATTGGAAATCACTCACCATTATTTCCATGGCCATTGGGCAAGGTGAGTTGGGAACAACGCCACTTCAGCTCGCAAACATGACAGCGGCTATTGCCAATCGTGGTTATTATTATCCACCACATTTGGTAAAAGCCATTGATGGAGTGCCGATTGGCAATCGATTTACAGAGAAACATGTGACCACTATTGATCGAAAATATTTTGATCCGGTGGTGGATGGAATGGCCTTGGTTTTTGAGCAAGGTGGGACAGGTTATCGTTCAAGATTGGATAGTTTGGTGATGTGTGGCAAGACCGGAACAGCTCAGAATCCGCATGGTGAAGACCACTCTATTTTCATTTGTTTCGCCCCGAAAGACGATCCGAAAATTGCCTTGGCCGTGTTTGTAGAGAATGGTGGTGGTGGAAGTAAATATGCCGCTCCAATCGCCAGTTTGATGGTTGAGAAATACTTGCGCGATACGATCAGTCGTCCTCAGTTCGAACAGGTTATTTTCGAGGCTGATCTTGTCACCAATCCGCCTAAGAAGACGAAGAAATGA
- a CDS encoding rod shape-determining protein MreD, translating into MCLLQVLVFNHLNLGGYINAYPYIYLILILPISIGRIPLLLVGFMLGLCIDVFSNTGGMHAAATTLIAFYRPLYIKAQSPREGYELTALPHLKNFGFAWFIPYAVLMIFIHHAALFYLEIFRFSEFFGTLFKTLLSSTLTLFFVLLAEYLFVSNRRR; encoded by the coding sequence ATGTGCCTCTTGCAGGTGCTTGTGTTCAATCATTTGAATTTGGGCGGTTACATCAACGCCTATCCATACATTTATCTTATTCTTATACTTCCTATTTCCATTGGAAGAATTCCGCTATTGCTCGTTGGATTCATGCTTGGGCTTTGTATCGATGTGTTTTCCAACACAGGAGGAATGCACGCGGCAGCCACAACACTCATTGCATTTTATCGTCCGCTTTATATTAAAGCGCAGTCGCCTAGAGAAGGTTACGAACTCACTGCACTTCCGCACCTGAAGAATTTCGGTTTTGCATGGTTCATTCCGTATGCCGTTCTGATGATATTCATTCATCATGCAGCGCTGTTTTATTTGGAGATCTTCAGGTTTTCAGAATTTTTCGGAACGCTTTTCAAAACGCTGTTGAGCTCTACGCTGACCTTGTTCTTCGTTTTACTTGCAGAATACCTGTTTGTAAGTAACAGACGCAGGTAA
- a CDS encoding SurA N-terminal domain-containing protein, translating into MVIGKIREQSTLLLILIGGAMLAFILGDLINSGGFLLNGSATQVGEIAGTAIEGRTFEERVQQSIDNYKSQTGQTTIDNATTDQLRDQTWQQMVRDIVLGEEMDAAGVHVSTEELFDMVQGNNPHPQVVQAFTNPQTGQFDQAQVIAFLKKMETDEEMKTRWIAFEKDIQKLRRVEKYNNLIKKGLYITKVEAESDLLAKSQPATVKFVLKRYTSVSDSTIQVSDADLKKYYNANKSKYEQDASRDVEFVSFRVDPSQEDFEKVKNWAERLKPEFESSENDTLLINRESDVRFNARWLAKGELGGAIDSLMFAAEKGYVEGPYLEGQTFRMAKLIGVKTAPDSVEARHILLRLETFGSVEKAKAAADSLKEVIEKGGDFAAIASQKSEDPGSGAKGGDLGWFKEGQMVPSFNDACFDGKKGDLVVVRSQFGFHIIEVMDQKGKTEKRAVAFIDRQVDASTKTFQMVYGTADEFARSITSIASFDQEIASRGLNKRIASNLKENDKTIAGLENPRELIRWAYKSEKGDISKVFELGNTFVVAALTAVHEEGFTAMEEIKDEIEAGAIQDKKAAKFMEEFDAARAGDIQSIADKMNLPVEVKENVLFSSAAITGLGREPALIGTISGMETGDISKPVKGEQGVYVVYLESRAQAPAQNNLANNERMLNSALSSRVDFEVYEALKEKAEIVDNRAKFF; encoded by the coding sequence ATGGTAATTGGTAAAATTCGTGAGCAGTCAACCTTGTTGCTGATATTAATTGGTGGAGCCATGCTGGCTTTTATCCTTGGAGACCTCATCAACTCAGGCGGTTTTCTGCTCAATGGCTCTGCAACGCAGGTCGGAGAAATTGCAGGAACAGCAATTGAAGGACGAACTTTTGAAGAGCGCGTTCAGCAATCGATAGACAACTACAAGAGTCAAACTGGCCAAACAACAATTGATAATGCAACTACTGACCAATTGCGCGACCAGACATGGCAGCAAATGGTTCGAGACATTGTTCTTGGTGAAGAAATGGACGCTGCTGGCGTGCATGTAAGTACAGAGGAACTGTTTGATATGGTTCAAGGAAATAATCCTCATCCACAAGTGGTTCAAGCATTTACTAACCCACAGACCGGACAATTTGATCAGGCGCAGGTTATTGCCTTCCTCAAAAAAATGGAAACTGACGAGGAAATGAAAACCCGTTGGATCGCTTTTGAGAAAGACATCCAAAAACTTCGAAGAGTTGAGAAGTACAACAACCTTATTAAGAAAGGACTTTATATAACGAAAGTGGAAGCTGAAAGCGACCTTTTGGCAAAAAGCCAACCGGCTACCGTGAAATTCGTGCTAAAGCGATATACAAGCGTTTCCGATTCAACAATTCAGGTTTCTGATGCTGATCTGAAAAAATATTACAATGCAAACAAGTCTAAATATGAGCAAGATGCATCTCGCGATGTTGAGTTCGTTTCGTTCAGAGTAGATCCTTCTCAAGAAGATTTTGAGAAAGTGAAAAATTGGGCTGAACGTTTGAAGCCAGAGTTTGAATCGTCTGAAAACGATACGCTTTTGATCAACCGCGAGTCGGATGTACGTTTTAACGCAAGATGGCTTGCCAAAGGAGAACTTGGTGGAGCAATCGATTCGTTGATGTTTGCCGCTGAAAAAGGATACGTTGAAGGTCCATATTTGGAAGGACAGACTTTCCGAATGGCAAAATTGATCGGGGTGAAAACTGCTCCTGATTCGGTTGAAGCACGTCACATACTACTAAGACTAGAAACTTTCGGAAGTGTTGAGAAAGCAAAAGCTGCTGCTGATAGTTTGAAAGAAGTGATTGAAAAAGGTGGCGATTTTGCGGCCATTGCCAGTCAAAAATCAGAAGATCCAGGTTCAGGTGCCAAAGGCGGAGATCTTGGATGGTTCAAAGAAGGACAAATGGTTCCAAGTTTCAACGATGCTTGTTTTGATGGCAAAAAAGGTGATCTGGTTGTGGTTCGCTCACAGTTTGGATTCCACATCATTGAAGTAATGGACCAAAAAGGTAAAACTGAAAAACGTGCGGTTGCTTTCATCGATAGACAAGTTGATGCCAGCACTAAAACGTTCCAAATGGTTTACGGAACAGCTGATGAGTTTGCCAGAAGCATTACTTCTATCGCTTCTTTCGACCAGGAAATTGCTAGCCGTGGATTGAACAAGCGAATTGCTAGCAACTTGAAAGAGAACGACAAAACCATTGCCGGATTGGAAAACCCACGGGAATTGATCCGTTGGGCTTACAAATCGGAAAAAGGCGACATCAGCAAAGTATTCGAACTGGGAAATACGTTTGTTGTAGCAGCTCTTACTGCTGTACATGAGGAAGGATTTACCGCCATGGAAGAGATCAAAGATGAGATTGAGGCAGGAGCGATCCAAGACAAGAAAGCTGCAAAATTCATGGAAGAATTTGATGCTGCACGTGCTGGCGACATTCAGAGCATTGCAGATAAAATGAATCTTCCTGTTGAAGTAAAAGAGAATGTACTTTTCTCTTCAGCGGCTATTACTGGTCTTGGTCGTGAACCAGCACTTATCGGAACAATCAGCGGAATGGAGACTGGAGATATTTCTAAACCAGTAAAAGGCGAACAAGGCGTGTATGTGGTTTATTTAGAGAGCCGTGCACAAGCACCTGCTCAAAACAACTTGGCAAATAACGAACGTATGCTGAACAGCGCTCTTTCTTCAAGAGTTGACTTTGAAGTGTATGAAGCCTTGAAAGAAAAAGCAGAGATCGTAGACAATCGCGCTAAGTTCTTCTAA
- the mreC gene encoding rod shape-determining protein MreC, translated as MKNVLLFIYRNHVFFVFLLLELTCFWLIVGNNNFHRGSILNSSNQLVGNVYEFNNGITEYFRLKTINEELAIENAALRALLKDSKFKVSTNTTEVIDSVTRQHYTYVPARVINSTTDRRSNYLTINRGILQGVQPEMAVISSTGIVGIVKDVSKNFASVISVLHKNSSISAKLNGSEYIGSLVWDGSDPQVAQLLDIPNHVQLSEGMLIQTSGYSAMFPSGINIGTIRSFEVEDGDNFYTIEVDLLTDMSSISVVYVVNNLMRIEQIELEKQAEISDN; from the coding sequence ATGAAGAATGTCCTGCTTTTTATATACAGGAATCATGTATTCTTCGTCTTCCTATTGCTTGAATTGACATGCTTTTGGCTGATTGTCGGAAACAACAACTTTCATCGCGGAAGCATTCTCAATTCTAGCAATCAACTTGTTGGAAATGTGTATGAATTCAACAATGGAATCACCGAATATTTCCGATTGAAGACCATCAACGAGGAGTTGGCAATTGAAAACGCAGCATTGCGAGCTCTTCTTAAGGATTCCAAATTCAAAGTTTCCACCAACACCACCGAAGTAATTGACTCGGTCACGCGTCAGCATTATACTTATGTCCCGGCAAGAGTGATCAATAGCACCACCGATCGAAGGAGCAATTACTTGACCATAAACCGTGGCATTTTGCAAGGCGTGCAGCCCGAAATGGCGGTCATTTCATCAACTGGAATCGTGGGGATTGTGAAGGACGTTTCTAAGAATTTTGCTTCGGTTATTTCTGTGCTCCACAAGAATTCAAGTATCAGCGCTAAGCTGAACGGCTCTGAATACATTGGCTCCTTGGTGTGGGATGGCAGTGATCCGCAAGTGGCACAGCTACTTGACATTCCGAATCACGTGCAGTTGTCCGAAGGAATGTTGATCCAGACCTCAGGTTATTCGGCCATGTTTCCTAGCGGAATTAACATCGGTACGATTCGTTCGTTCGAAGTAGAAGACGGAGATAATTTTTACACGATAGAAGTTGATCTTTTGACCGACATGAGCTCAATCAGCGTGGTTTACGTGGTAAATAACCTGATGCGAATAGAGCAGATAGAATTGGAAAAACAGGCCGAAATAAGTGACAACTGA